The Salvelinus alpinus chromosome 30, SLU_Salpinus.1, whole genome shotgun sequence genomic interval CAGGTTCCCAGTTCCTCAGCCCTCCGTCGCAGTAAAAGCATTTCACGTTGTCACCGTGGCCTAGGAGTGTGAGGGACACGGACCAAGTATTATCACAGCACTTACGTATCATTATCACTGACTCAAAGAGTTGACCTGAATATTAGACACACACTAAAGGaacacattttctctctctcctctccctccctctctctctctctctcgctcacacacacacacacacacacacacacacacacacacacacacacacacacacacacacacacacacacacacacgcacacacacacacacaaacacatggacatatacacacaaatacactcacacacccacacaaacatacacacatatgcatacagtacacacatacagaaaACAGTGTGTGTACACAAACACAATGAGACAAAAGTTCACAATGAATACACACCCAAAACATCCCTGCTGTGAGAATGTGGATTGTATTATTGCATTTCCAACACTGAATTCCAAACAAAGGAAAGTAgtttctctgattctctctcatAGAGTCGCATTAATTTCTAAGCTTTAAATACCACAACAGTCTAAGCACCACAGCGATGGTGTTTTCTCCTTTACGCAGTCCCGAGTCGTGTCCAGCTTTTTCTGTCCACAAATACATGACTCAGCGTCACTATTGTCACATGAACTCGCACACAATGACTGGAAAGTCGTAGTGACCACTGCTCCACTACCCTGCTATTTCTGAATATCAAATAGCAAATGCGTAATTGCCAAGGTGTGCTTAACTTCATCCAAAAGCAAAGCTTCAACAAACATTAATGGGACTTTATAGGGAACCAAAAGCAAGAAGTAAGTTATTAAACGTACCCAACAGAATTCAGAAAAGTTCAGAAATTCAGAAACAATTCACAACACACACTGTCACCATCAACAAAGACTACCTGTGTAGAAGAATCCTGCCCTCGACAGAACATTGGGCTGGACCGCAGCACCCGTGGGCCAGTTGTGGAAGGTGGTGAGCCGGGATTCCTCTAACTCCATCTCAGGGTAGACAGCCTGCCCGGCCGTTCCCTGGTCGTCCACGGTCATCCTCTGGAGCTGGCTCAACAGCTGGCCGTCCACGGAGTCAGAAGGGGACCTGGGAACGACAAACAGCGGGATATTCCCAACGGCTCTACCCAGCACGAAACTACAGGTGGGGAAGTGCCTCTTGTGTTCGACGATCGGACTGTCCCCATGGACCCAGTACCGCAGGATCCCACCGCAACAGAAGCACTGAACCTTATCCTCGGGCTCCAGAAAATAGAATCCCGCTCTGGCCAGGTTGCCCGCAGTGACTGGTGTGTCCCTCCGCCAGTTTTCAAAAGTTCGAAGCCGCTCCTCCTCGCCTCGCATCTGAGGCTTCTCCAGAATATACAGCATCTTGCTCCTGTAACCCGTCATCCTGGGACTTGTGGTGCCTTCTTTCTCCTTCGGTCCTGTGCCAGTCATCCCCTTTCCGTTCCATAGTGGACTGTGCGGGTGGAAGCGCGGAGCGCGCAGTGCTGGACATATATTCCCTGCAGCTGTATGAAGGGATTGCGCAGTAAGGCACatcgggcagccttccagaacTCACTCAACAGATGCCAGAAAGCAGTCAGTCCCATGCGGTCAAACCTCGCAGCTGCAACCTGTACTCAGGGGTAGACATGAtgtagtaaatgtaaatctggaaCACTCCAattggtatgatatgttacgtttcgtatggtatgtattaatttataGATGTCCATCACACATTTCgtataatatgttacgaattacaattcctaTGAAATGTTACACattgcaatttgtacaatatggttacgaattgcaattcgtaccgtatgttacgaatttgctaaatgtattatatgttacgaattccaatttgttgtggctaacgttagctaggtgactaggtggctaacgctaatgtaagctaggtggctaacagtagctaggctaggggtgcttagggttagggttaaggtcagggttaagcTGTTAAACTCTGAGCGGTTGTTTTGGGGAGCTTAAGTGGTACCTAAATCCATCAATTTCGGTCAGAAAATAGAAAGTGACATGTCATTCGAAAGCGACTTCACTTGTCTTTTTGAAAATGAAGCTCAAATGTTACTGCTGGGGATGTCACGAGAATGCCTCGCGGATTATTGAGATGCGTCTGTGACTGAAAAGCAATGCATAtaaaatatgtgtgaagataatgtctTGAGTATAATTTGAAATGTTGAGACatgaagaagggggggggggtatgtgatGAAGTCTCTTTCCAGAATGCGAGTAGCTCTCCCTAATGTGCTCAGCTGTCTCACGCCAATTCTTGCAGATTCATTGTATTATTGTACTAATTGTTTGCCCATTGATTCTCTATTTTGATCAACTCCTCATTACATTtgtcaccagtagtacatttaccgttaatcCCCATCATTTGGTGACATACATTTCTGTTCATGCGTGGATTAATTAGGCCTACAGTCATTTATGTTCTCATTCTCTGAGTGGAAAGTTGgttgcagagttcacaacctgctacacttgtgagaaacacgttttggtttatttcctaccatcattttttttatttagtcaATTTTGTCATTGTATTTTGTTTGGAGCACTCCATGTGAGCAATGAacgtgtctggtttctctgtcctcttAATGTTGACGGGTTtcacaaacttgaaactcacttgCTGCCTAGGAATAGACTGTTGTGAACTGAGCGCACAAATGGACAGCTATGCGATCCATCATGGAGAAAAGCGCTCACCTCGATTCAGCACCAGCCACGCCCAGAACTATGTTGCTTGCTAGActtatttttgggggggaatgcctgttttgcatgttattttggtattgatacgtgtcacatatcagctTGCAAACATTGTTAAACAAATTGAGTTTATAAAGCCACATACAAGCtttgtctcttttttgctttcttgcataaggcagctccaaaatgcaggtgtttcagcctagttcagtgctttctgtggtggtgggacagccagtggaaaaaacggagcgtaggggttggtaatgttctctagttgcgccgtgattggctcagtgttctgtcactcatggggacactacgtcaccgccaaatctaagggtagagcacGAAAATTTAAGCCCCTTACgtactgccatagagttacattagaagtgcccatccaagaaggctcaaggtcattggccacagataaaatgatgtcaaatcacgttataactacagcagctttgattggactgatcttagctagcatgctagcagtcatcaagtcgacaatctactggcaaatcctttttaatccttgtcatatgaagataattaatgaagagaaattatagataaaacgtatcggtgctcatcggccattggacataaacattggaaatcgcaaattcaacaatgagtggtttgtaaggagtcagtggctaactgcaagcattgcaaagcaagcattagcctgctattcagtggagtgggtgtgtggtccaaagtctgggtttaagggtctcttttccaagcttaaaaggataaacattcaacattggccatggtgtcaatccagcatgatacgctcaaaacaactggaaactcagaactgggaaatctgatttcagtgagttcaagacaactgggaacttcgggaaaaaacgagctctgactgggaaaatacattttgaacggtcatccaactcggaattgcaagTCGGAAACtgtggcctctttctagagcgccaatctgaagatcactgacgtcatcacgattcaaccttgttttcttcagagttcccagttgtcttgaagcaccataaatccagagaataccacactttgatgacaaagtttgatgacaaaatttgcacacgaaggaccgccgcgccaccttgcTGCTCAAGTGAGcatagcacaacaaggtgagtccaaaaatgtattgcatAAATgttatgccagggagatatgtacacTGTAgcaaagaaagtaatactaagtgtatgttgtgtagtaagctgttagtagcccatgtgcctcaccctaataatttggtcccgtTTCCCCTcctaattttgcctactgttcagacttggtggtgcacatgtagcctatagcctgttttagagaaatgtcatcatcaaatattgtaagagctttcattgtctgcttatatgccccctttatttatccaacggttatgacttggtgtacagggagaatactgtaagaatggtcCATGTTTTGAAttatgtcactgtacatttcaaaagtactgaacaaatagttatattgactatgtccatcatagctcgctcattaatgtcttaatcgaaattaccgattgcctcttatctgcttgtcgtccccttatgccatagtttgtacatctcaattgtcagtagaaaccacatttgtttaaacaagtgagccatatcagctatgtttttttaaaaggtagtAAATGagctgtttcactgccagacaaggatTTATAGCCGGGGATCTAGGGTCCATCCCCCAGATCTTTGTTGTTGCAGATTTAGGCCTAAAGCCAATTTACTCAAATTCTACAGTTTGCATGGCTCACCATGGAATTAGACTTGTCATTGGCCCACATGTATTACATTTCCAATTAAAATCCGTTAGGCCAAGGgttttatcagcatattgatttaGGCCTAGCCTAGGCAAATACATTTTTTACTGAAGCCCTAAGTCCAATTGTCACGGAtagctaggagtggtgggtgtggagtcaggcgcagagggCAATGCTTCCAATGCATACGTTTATTAAGCTGGGTCTAGCCAACAAACAGGGAAAAATACCCCAAAACAGGTATGTCCCCAAAACCAGGGAAAATAACAGACAGCAAAATACGTAAGCACAACAATCTCACCACTGACAGTgagaacaagcccgcacaaaagaaGGCGGGCCCTGGACGTTTAAATAGGCCAATAATTAACAACAAATAagtaacaggtgaaaacaatcaagacaaaactaacagaaaagaaaaaggaatcggtggcagctagtagaccggtgacgacgaccgccgagcgccgcccgaacagggagaggagccaccttcggtggaagtcgtgacaccaatgttccctcaaaaaATGTTTTGCCACTGAACatatttcaggtctgctgagcacaaacttgaacgcaaaaattctgtgcaacttctggTGCACATTTGCTGCTGTAACCGCTCATCACACcctgattggtttcacctgtctttgtgcttgtcgcCACACcctccattatcccctgtgtatttatacctgtgttctctgtttgtctgttgccagatcgtcttgtctcgtcaagcctaccagcggttttcccgtactcctgtttTCTCTCTAgtcttatttttttcttcagttttcctggttttgaccattctgcctgccctgagcctgcctgtcattctgtaccttgtgacactgccatggattaccgacctctgcctgccctgaccctgagcctgcctgctcctgttctgtacctttcggactctgctctggattactgacctctggctgcccttgacctgtcgtatgcctgccccctgtttttgtaatcAGCTTTTGTTACtttgaactgtctgcatctggggcTTAGCCTGAGGTCTGATATCGcattaagttacagttttaacagtggccaggCAGTTCtatcagagtggcctaccattaaAAACAAATGGAGAAAAACACATTCCATAACATTTTCATATgcaaatagctgttctatcattcagccacAGTAGTAGTCAATGTGTAGTGTTCaatgcctacattccatgagacttttgaaaaaaaaaaatgtttatgaaggaggttgtttgatgcaagaaaccactttacaaaataaaagtatttatttttcccataccattattacagagaatcagacaaattatgttACGCTCTGCCTAtgggctacttagcttattcaagacgtctcaaaatacaacacttccTCTTTAAGATATAAAAAAAGCTATTTACCTGACATGCTTTTCAAAGATGGATAGAAATctacacattttgtgctcttgttggaagcaaccactcccccattgactagaaattagctataactgggctaataactcattTTAACTAGCAAataatatgaacaaatgtgcataCATCTACTCGCCACCACTCATAATGTAGCCTAAAGTCAGTCcagttcttcttcttcttctgttggTTTTATGGTGGACTACATCCCAAAAAGGTGTATTGCCTCCACCAACTGGacgggttaaaaaaaaaaaacaaggtaAAAGGAAAATCCATATGTGATAGGGAAACTAACTTTATCCACCCAAATAATAATATTACATTGACAAAAACAAAACTCCCACCACCGAGAGATCTTTCAGTCCCAGGAACCGCTCCGTCACATCCACAATGATATCTTCATTGACCTTGTCTCCACCTTGGCAGTGCTATTAATCACCATGGCTATAAAGgccacaaagtccaccttcttaGTAATCCTCTTTGGGCTAGATGGGGCGCTAGTGACCCACctcaacaacatccggtgaaattgcagagcgcgaaattcaaaatacaaaaattttaatattaaacattcataaacataccagtgtcctacatcatttaaaagcttaacttcttgttaatccaaccactttgtcagattttaaaaaaggctttacggcgaaagcataccatgcgattatctgaggacagcaccccgcatacaaaagcattaaaaaacattttccaaaccagcagaggcgtcacaaaagtcagaaatagcgataaaataaataacttactgtacctttgaagatcttcctctgtttgcaatcccaagggtcccagctacacaacaaatggtcgttttgttcgataaagtccttctttatatcccaaaaaagtcagcttagttggcgcgtttgattcagtaatccacccgttccactcgttcaacatgcatacaaaggaatcccaaaagttaccaataaacttcgtccaaaaCAAGTCAagcaacgtttctaatcaatcctcaaagacc includes:
- the LOC139559530 gene encoding baculoviral IAP repeat-containing protein 7-like isoform X1, with the protein product MCLTAQSLHTAAGNICPALRAPRFHPHSPLWNGKGMTGTGPKEKEGTTSPRMTGYRSKMLYILEKPQMRGEEERLRTFENWRRDTPVTAGNLARAGFYFLEPEDKVQCFCCGGILRYWVHGDSPIVEHKRHFPTCSFVLGRAVGNIPLFVVPRSPSDSVDGQLLSQLQRMTVDDQGTAGQAVYPEMELEESRLTTFHNWPTGAAVQPNVLSRAGFFYTGHGDNVKCFYCDGGLRNWEPGDDPWQEHAKWFPRCDFLVQTRGRDYVSNIRGTHFHRETVGGSQTPVSQEITSENDVVGGLGTPSVMLSPVVQTVLQMGFEAGLVESLVQTKYLLTGQHYTSVSDLVTDVLAAEEEDRTRGLQSRVQEPVERQGPSAGGVRTQTPIREKAVGDSTPEELLRQLQEERTCKVCMDKLVSIVFIPCGHLVVCSDCAASLRHCPICRATIRGSVRAFMS
- the LOC139559530 gene encoding baculoviral IAP repeat-containing protein 7-like isoform X2; translated protein: MCLTAQSLHTAAGNICPALRAPRFHPHSPLWNGKGMTGTGPKEKEGTTSPRMTGYRSKMLYILEKPQMRGEEERLRTFENWRRDTPVTAGNLARAGFYFLEPEDKVQCFCCGGILRYWVHGDSPIVEHKRHFPTCSFVLGRAVGNIPLFVVPRSPSDSVDGQLLSQLQRMTVDDQGTAGQAVYPEMELEESRLTTFHNWPTGAAVQPNVLSRAGFFYTGHGDNVKCFYCDGGLRNWEPGDDPWQEHAKWFPRCDFLVQTRGRDYVSNIRGTHFHRETVGGSQTPVSQEITSENDVVGGLGTPSVMLSPVVQTVLQMGFEAGLVESLVQTKYLLTGQHYTSVSDLVTDVLAAEEEDRTRGLQSRVQEPVERQGPSAGGVRTQTPIREKVGDSTPEELLRQLQEERTCKVCMDKLVSIVFIPCGHLVVCSDCAASLRHCPICRATIRGSVRAFMS